A DNA window from Allokutzneria albata contains the following coding sequences:
- a CDS encoding DUF3644 domain-containing protein codes for MKLKQESRVLKRKALASLTSAVEAFNSPHGDGRETKVLLHLQHAFEMLLKAALVQGRTKVFDRVTGRSIGFEKCVGLACASATIKLNDADAGTLRAIDAMRDEEQHWFNTVPEQLLYLHARAGVTLFDDLLQRAFRDRLATHLPTRVLPVSVDPPRDLTVLLDEEYNQIADLLRPGRRARHEARARIRTLLAMEAHVEPDVRVSSKDVDRVERGIRNGASRDEVFPRLEDVTAVIDGAGITVTVHFTKKQGAPVRYVADESVPAAAIREVDLQRKFHRSPTALAQALNLTLPLSKALRDHLGIDADETCSHEFVFGSQRHWGYSDNAFTKMREAISTLDMDAIWRAHKHPGRAKSKPQCMIPDCQAA; via the coding sequence GTGAAGCTCAAGCAGGAGAGCCGGGTGCTCAAACGCAAAGCGCTGGCTTCGCTGACTTCCGCGGTCGAGGCGTTCAACTCTCCACACGGCGACGGCCGGGAAACCAAGGTACTGCTGCACCTGCAGCACGCGTTCGAGATGCTGCTCAAGGCTGCCCTCGTCCAAGGCAGAACGAAGGTCTTTGATCGAGTGACGGGCCGGTCGATCGGCTTCGAGAAATGCGTGGGACTGGCCTGTGCCAGTGCGACGATCAAGCTGAACGACGCTGACGCGGGCACGCTGCGTGCAATCGACGCCATGCGCGACGAGGAACAGCACTGGTTCAACACGGTTCCAGAACAGTTGCTGTACCTGCACGCCCGCGCCGGAGTCACCCTGTTCGATGATCTCTTGCAGCGTGCCTTCCGCGATCGACTCGCCACACACTTGCCCACACGCGTACTTCCGGTCTCCGTGGACCCGCCTCGTGACCTGACAGTCCTCCTCGACGAGGAGTACAACCAGATTGCCGACCTTCTGCGGCCCGGACGCCGAGCACGCCACGAAGCACGCGCACGCATCCGCACACTGTTGGCAATGGAAGCCCATGTCGAACCAGATGTCCGCGTGTCGAGCAAAGACGTCGACCGTGTCGAGCGGGGCATCCGGAACGGCGCCTCCCGCGACGAAGTCTTTCCTCGCCTGGAGGACGTTACTGCCGTCATCGACGGTGCGGGAATCACGGTCACCGTGCACTTCACGAAGAAGCAAGGTGCGCCCGTCCGATACGTGGCCGACGAGTCGGTGCCTGCCGCTGCTATACGTGAAGTCGATCTGCAGCGCAAGTTTCACCGGTCGCCGACAGCGCTCGCGCAAGCACTCAACTTGACTTTGCCGCTGAGCAAAGCGCTGCGAGATCACCTCGGAATCGACGCCGACGAGACTTGCAGCCACGAGTTCGTCTTCGGCTCGCAACGTCACTGGGGCTACTCGGACAACGCCTTCACCAAGATGCGCGAAGCAATCAGCACTCTGGACATGGACGCCATCTGGCGAGCGCATAAGCACCCCGGTCGGGCCAAGTCCAAACCGCAGTGCATGATCCCTGATTGCCAAGCCGCATGA